The following are encoded in a window of Bacillus sp. es.036 genomic DNA:
- a CDS encoding winged helix-turn-helix transcriptional regulator, which produces MKISISISGRVLSVMLKDLEQQGIVIRKVYSETPVRIEYSLSDKEYALAPVLQEIENWAEHWVESDDTGKAK; this is translated from the coding sequence TTGAAAATCTCCATTTCCATCAGTGGTCGTGTGCTCTCTGTGATGTTAAAGGATCTTGAGCAACAGGGGATCGTTATACGAAAAGTATATTCTGAGACACCAGTTCGGATAGAATACTCTTTGAGTGATAAAGAGTACGCACTCGCTCCGGTTTTACAAGAGATTGAAAACTGGGCAGAGCACTGGGTAGAAAGTGATGATACTGGTAAGGCAAAATAG
- a CDS encoding NCS2 family permease, whose product MDRFFRFQEHNTTYRKETIAGLTTFLSMAYILFVNPAVLADAGMDQGAVFTATALAAALGTLIMGVLAGYPIALAPGMGLNAFFTYSVVTVMGVPWETALAGVLVSGIIFIIITIFKIREMIINAIPMELKYAAASGIGLFIAFIGLQSAGIVQNNDSTLVQLGNLLAGPTLLAVFGLIITVILMVRNVTGGIFYGMVITAIVGMIFNQVPIPDGIVGSVPSLEPTFGVAFGHLGDLLTIDMLVVVLTFLFVDFFDTAGTLIAVATQAGIMKDNKLPRAGKALFADSSATVLGAVLGTSTTTAYIESSSGVAAGGRTGFTSVVTAGFFLLALFFSPLLAVVTPSVTAPVLIIVGVLMVSVLGNIEWKRFEIAVPAFLTIIAMPLTYSIATGIALGFVMYPITMVVKGEGKNIHPIMYGLFFVFIAYFVFLA is encoded by the coding sequence ATGGATCGTTTTTTTCGCTTCCAAGAACACAATACAACATATAGAAAAGAAACAATTGCGGGATTAACGACGTTCTTATCAATGGCTTATATTCTATTCGTTAACCCGGCAGTATTGGCTGACGCGGGAATGGATCAAGGCGCCGTGTTTACCGCTACAGCTCTTGCTGCAGCTCTTGGTACATTAATTATGGGTGTGTTAGCTGGATATCCGATTGCTCTAGCACCAGGAATGGGATTGAATGCGTTCTTCACCTACTCAGTTGTCACTGTTATGGGTGTACCATGGGAAACAGCCCTTGCCGGGGTACTTGTTTCAGGAATTATCTTTATTATTATTACTATTTTTAAAATAAGAGAAATGATTATTAACGCCATTCCAATGGAATTAAAATATGCAGCCGCGAGTGGAATTGGACTCTTTATTGCATTTATTGGTCTTCAAAGTGCAGGAATCGTTCAAAATAACGATTCTACCCTTGTACAGCTAGGGAACCTTCTTGCGGGACCAACGTTGCTTGCTGTATTCGGATTAATTATCACGGTTATTCTAATGGTCCGTAACGTTACGGGTGGTATTTTTTACGGAATGGTGATTACAGCGATCGTAGGAATGATCTTTAATCAGGTACCAATACCAGATGGCATTGTGGGAAGTGTGCCAAGCCTTGAACCAACGTTCGGCGTCGCTTTTGGTCACCTTGGTGATTTGTTAACGATTGACATGCTTGTCGTTGTTTTAACCTTCTTATTCGTTGATTTCTTTGACACGGCTGGTACTTTAATTGCTGTAGCAACACAAGCTGGGATAATGAAAGACAATAAACTCCCAAGAGCGGGAAAAGCTTTATTTGCAGATTCATCTGCAACAGTTCTTGGCGCTGTACTTGGAACGTCAACAACGACTGCCTACATTGAGTCATCATCAGGAGTAGCGGCTGGAGGACGAACTGGTTTTACTTCGGTCGTAACAGCAGGTTTTTTCTTGCTTGCATTATTCTTCTCTCCATTATTAGCAGTCGTGACTCCTTCGGTCACAGCACCAGTGTTGATTATCGTAGGTGTCCTGATGGTGAGCGTACTAGGTAACATTGAGTGGAAACGATTTGAGATTGCGGTTCCCGCGTTTCTAACCATTATAGCGATGCCGCTGACTTATAGCATCGCAACAGGAATTGCGCTTGGATTCGTCATGTACCCGATCACGATGGTTGTAAAAGGGGAAGGAAAGAACATTCATCCAATTATGTACGGACTGTTCTTCGTGTTTATCGCCTATTTTGTATTTTTAGCATAG
- the guaA gene encoding glutamine-hydrolyzing GMP synthase: MLEEQESIIVLDFGGQYNQLIARRIRDLGVFSELHPNTITAEEVKKINPKGIIFSGGPNSVYGEDAPRCDEEIFELGIPVLGICYGMQLMTHHFGGSVEAATHREYGKAMLTINDKSPLYDGLPEEQSVWMSHGDLVKAPPEGFEVAATNPSCPVAAMSDVSRHLYGVQFHPEVRHTEYGNELLKNFVYKVCECKGEWSMENFIDEQIDTIREAVGNKKVLCALSGGVDSSVVAALIHRAIGDQLTCMFVDHGLLRKGEADSVMKTFGEGFEMNLIKIDAADRFLTKLKGVTDPEKKRKIIGNEFIYVFEEESEKLEDMSFLAQGTLYTDIVESGTATAQTIKSHHNVGGLPEDMKLDLIEPLNMLFKDEVRKVGTELGLPDEIVWRQPFPGPGLGIRVIGEITEEKLKVVRDSDAILREEIKKAGLDRDIWQYFTALPDFRSVGVMGDARTYDYTIGVRAVTSIDGMTSDWARIPFEILEIISTRIVNEVDHVNRVVYDITSKPPATIEWE, encoded by the coding sequence ATGTTAGAAGAACAGGAATCCATTATTGTCCTCGATTTTGGTGGACAGTACAACCAACTAATTGCGAGACGTATTCGTGATCTTGGCGTATTTAGTGAATTGCATCCGAACACCATTACAGCTGAAGAAGTTAAGAAGATTAATCCAAAAGGAATTATTTTCTCAGGTGGTCCGAACAGTGTTTATGGTGAAGACGCACCGCGCTGTGATGAAGAAATTTTCGAACTTGGTATTCCGGTTCTTGGAATCTGTTATGGTATGCAGCTGATGACGCATCATTTTGGTGGAAGTGTAGAAGCAGCAACGCATCGTGAGTATGGTAAGGCTATGCTAACCATTAACGATAAATCTCCTTTATATGATGGTCTTCCTGAAGAACAATCTGTTTGGATGAGCCATGGAGATCTAGTGAAAGCTCCACCAGAAGGATTTGAAGTAGCGGCAACGAACCCATCATGTCCAGTAGCAGCTATGAGTGACGTTTCTCGTCATCTTTATGGTGTTCAATTCCACCCTGAAGTTCGTCATACAGAGTACGGAAATGAATTGCTAAAGAATTTCGTTTACAAGGTATGTGAATGCAAAGGTGAATGGTCAATGGAGAACTTCATTGATGAGCAAATCGATACAATCCGTGAAGCGGTTGGAAATAAAAAGGTTCTTTGTGCGCTAAGTGGAGGAGTCGATTCTTCTGTAGTAGCGGCGTTAATTCACCGAGCGATTGGTGACCAGCTAACATGTATGTTTGTTGATCATGGTCTTCTTCGTAAGGGTGAGGCAGACAGCGTCATGAAAACATTTGGTGAAGGGTTTGAAATGAACCTGATCAAAATTGACGCAGCCGATCGTTTTCTTACAAAGCTTAAAGGCGTAACGGATCCAGAGAAAAAGCGTAAAATCATTGGAAACGAGTTTATCTATGTGTTTGAAGAAGAGTCTGAAAAGCTTGAGGATATGTCATTCCTAGCTCAAGGAACGCTTTACACAGATATCGTTGAAAGTGGAACGGCTACTGCTCAAACAATTAAGTCTCATCACAACGTAGGCGGCCTTCCTGAAGACATGAAGCTTGATTTAATTGAACCGTTGAACATGCTGTTTAAAGATGAAGTACGTAAAGTAGGAACTGAGCTTGGTCTTCCTGATGAAATCGTTTGGAGACAGCCATTCCCTGGCCCTGGTCTTGGAATCCGTGTGATTGGCGAAATAACGGAAGAAAAGCTTAAAGTCGTTCGCGATTCTGATGCCATCCTTCGAGAAGAAATTAAAAAAGCAGGACTTGATCGTGATATCTGGCAATACTTCACAGCCCTTCCTGATTTCCGAAGTGTAGGGGTGATGGGAGATGCAAGAACATATGATTACACAATCGGTGTTCGTGCTGTAACATCTATTGATGGAATGACGTCAGACTGGGCTCGCATTCCATTTGAAATTCTTGAAATCATATCTACGAGAATCGTCAATGAAGTTGATCATGTTAACCGCGTTGTGTATGATATCACTTCTAAGCCGCCAGCTACCATTGAGTGGGAATAA
- a CDS encoding nitroreductase family protein, with amino-acid sequence MMDRIFGATKNETNADKKGFYEAVKARRSIYGIGKDRVISDEKLQEVIEYAVKHTPSAFNSQSARVLVLLDENHNKLWNEITKETLRAIVPADQFEATEGRMNGFASGYGTVLFFEDQDVIKGLQEKLPTFADNFPKWSQHSSGMLQFVIWTAIEKEGLGASLQHYNPLIDDQVKEKWNVPSSWELIAQMPFGNPTAPPGEKEFQPVEERVIFHK; translated from the coding sequence ATGATGGATAGGATTTTTGGTGCAACGAAAAATGAGACAAATGCAGACAAGAAGGGGTTCTACGAGGCTGTAAAAGCAAGAAGGTCCATTTACGGGATTGGAAAAGACCGCGTCATTTCCGATGAAAAACTGCAAGAGGTGATTGAGTATGCGGTTAAACACACGCCTTCAGCTTTTAATTCCCAAAGCGCAAGGGTACTTGTTCTTTTAGATGAGAACCATAATAAACTCTGGAATGAGATTACAAAAGAGACGCTTCGCGCTATCGTTCCTGCAGATCAGTTTGAGGCGACAGAAGGCCGTATGAACGGATTCGCAAGTGGGTATGGTACGGTTCTTTTCTTTGAAGATCAAGATGTCATTAAGGGGCTTCAAGAAAAACTGCCAACATTTGCTGACAATTTTCCGAAGTGGTCACAGCATTCTTCTGGTATGCTTCAGTTTGTGATCTGGACAGCAATAGAAAAAGAAGGACTGGGTGCTTCTCTTCAGCATTACAATCCATTAATTGACGATCAAGTAAAAGAAAAATGGAATGTACCTTCTAGCTGGGAACTTATTGCACAGATGCCTTTTGGCAATCCAACGGCACCTCCAGGAGAGAAAGAATTTCAGCCAGTAGAAGAACGAGTGATTTTTCATAAGTAA
- a CDS encoding DUF4129 domain-containing transglutaminase family protein codes for MQQVNEKTDWLYALLLYGLGFLLFWEWLRPLSIISDTGQTEIFILFTAFLFLLSYFQLPFWLSFPIKGIAMVYALHAMFFPGPFFDFLWLDYFLSDFSKNIGLLFDGRFDRLSNVFRTLLFFILLWLISYLMQYWLIQTRRIFLFLLVTIVYISVIDTFTTYQADNAIIRIVIIGFVLLGLLQILRIQEQEGVSFSKGRFPVYWLMPLIVVIAFSSLFGYIAPKAEPLWPDPVPFLKKTTGDDDGEGGNGNGINKIGYGEDDSRLGGPFVMDDTPVFTAQIKERGYWRVETKDVYTGKGWESSVQDRVMFEGNTETLFEDGVEVEAYDMKMNMTGNEEFDFIVHPGQVTKVETGQDVQLLENPLSGKVFTQNLGESVVLDNYNLDYDSPTFSEKMLREAPAEYPERLANTYLQLPESLPGRIGDLAEEITSDEENLYDKARAIENYFVGNGFVYETSDVAIPGENDDYVDQFLFETQLGYCDNFSSSMTVLLRSIGIPARWVKGFTEGEFVDVAGDYREYEVTNNNAHSWVEAYFPEVGWVPFEPTRGFSNQADFVSDYNEDEASNTETSDPAQAEEEQPQQQEQMPEEQEASGTSSSSFEWSVWYTILITVVLLLVCYVAFKNYKKWLKSYIISKYKKRDDGKVISEAYFRLLWLLDLHGIKRGANQTLREYAVQVDQKLQTQEMKELTRRYEENYYRGKTNGDAWDEMKQLWENLIKKMQS; via the coding sequence GTGCAACAAGTTAATGAAAAAACGGACTGGCTTTACGCTCTTCTCCTCTACGGATTAGGTTTTCTGTTATTTTGGGAATGGTTACGACCTCTCTCGATCATTTCAGATACGGGTCAAACGGAAATTTTTATTTTGTTTACAGCTTTCTTGTTCTTACTCTCGTATTTCCAACTGCCTTTTTGGCTGTCCTTTCCAATTAAAGGGATAGCAATGGTTTATGCGCTACATGCCATGTTTTTCCCTGGACCTTTCTTTGATTTTTTATGGCTCGATTATTTTCTATCGGATTTTTCTAAGAATATCGGGTTATTATTTGATGGCCGTTTTGATCGTCTTTCGAATGTCTTTCGAACGTTGCTGTTTTTCATTTTGCTTTGGCTTATTAGCTACTTGATGCAGTATTGGCTAATCCAAACGAGACGTATTTTTTTATTTCTACTCGTAACAATTGTCTACATCTCAGTGATTGATACGTTCACAACCTATCAAGCGGATAATGCCATCATACGCATTGTGATAATAGGCTTTGTGCTACTTGGTCTTTTACAAATTTTACGCATTCAAGAACAGGAAGGAGTTTCATTCTCAAAAGGGCGTTTTCCTGTTTATTGGCTTATGCCGCTTATTGTTGTGATTGCGTTCTCTTCTTTATTTGGCTATATTGCGCCAAAAGCTGAACCTTTATGGCCAGATCCCGTTCCTTTTTTGAAAAAAACGACTGGTGATGATGACGGAGAAGGTGGGAATGGGAACGGCATTAATAAGATTGGATATGGAGAGGATGACTCCCGTCTTGGTGGGCCTTTCGTAATGGATGATACGCCGGTTTTTACAGCGCAAATTAAAGAGCGCGGATACTGGCGGGTTGAAACAAAAGACGTGTATACCGGAAAAGGGTGGGAATCGTCTGTTCAGGACCGTGTTATGTTCGAAGGTAACACCGAAACGTTGTTTGAAGATGGCGTGGAAGTAGAAGCCTATGATATGAAAATGAATATGACTGGTAACGAGGAATTTGACTTTATCGTCCATCCTGGCCAGGTAACAAAGGTCGAAACAGGACAAGACGTGCAACTCCTTGAAAATCCTTTGAGTGGAAAAGTTTTTACGCAAAATCTTGGCGAATCAGTTGTGCTTGATAATTACAATTTAGACTATGATTCACCTACTTTTTCAGAAAAGATGTTAAGAGAAGCACCAGCTGAATATCCGGAGCGTTTAGCAAACACATATCTTCAATTACCAGAATCTCTTCCAGGAAGAATTGGTGATCTGGCGGAAGAGATTACGAGTGATGAAGAGAATCTTTATGATAAAGCGCGAGCGATTGAAAATTACTTCGTCGGGAATGGATTTGTGTATGAAACATCTGATGTCGCTATTCCAGGCGAAAATGATGATTATGTAGATCAGTTTCTTTTCGAAACTCAGCTTGGTTATTGCGATAATTTCTCTAGTTCAATGACCGTTCTATTAAGAAGTATTGGAATTCCTGCGAGATGGGTGAAAGGCTTTACTGAAGGAGAATTTGTTGACGTAGCAGGTGATTATCGTGAATATGAAGTAACGAATAACAATGCTCATTCATGGGTCGAAGCTTATTTTCCTGAAGTAGGCTGGGTTCCATTTGAACCCACTCGTGGATTCTCTAACCAGGCTGACTTTGTTAGTGATTATAATGAGGATGAAGCATCAAATACAGAAACGTCTGATCCAGCTCAAGCTGAAGAAGAGCAGCCCCAGCAACAGGAGCAAATGCCAGAGGAACAGGAAGCATCCGGAACCTCTTCTTCCTCCTTTGAATGGTCTGTATGGTACACCATCTTGATAACTGTCGTTCTTTTGCTTGTATGCTACGTCGCTTTTAAGAACTATAAAAAATGGTTAAAGAGCTATATCATTTCAAAATATAAGAAACGTGATGATGGGAAAGTAATTTCTGAAGCTTACTTCAGACTACTATGGCTGCTCGACTTACACGGTATTAAACGAGGTGCAAACCAAACGCTTAGAGAGTATGCTGTTCAAGTTGATCAGAAGCTTCAAACCCAAGAGATGAAAGAATTAACACGTCGTTATGAAGAAAATTACTATCGCGGGAAAACGAACGGTGATGCCTGGGATGAAATGAAGCAATTGTGGGAAAATTTAATTAAAAAGATGCAATCTTGA
- the fdhA gene encoding formaldehyde dehydrogenase, glutathione-independent, producing MAGNRGVVYTGSGRVEVQDISYPDLVLREGPGVPKSNAGRKCEHGVILKNIVTNICGSDQHMVRGRTTAPSGLVLGHEITGEVIEVGRDVEFIKKGDIVSVPFNVACGRCKMCKRQDTHICQNVNPERPGAAYGYVDMGGWVGGQSEYVMVPYADFQLLAFPDKEKAMEKILDLTMLSDIFPTGYHGAISAGVTTGSTVYVAGAGPVGLAAAHSAQLLGAAVVIVGDLKEERLAQARSFGCETINLKEHNDPGEQIEQILGIPEVDCAIDAVGFEAYGHGTDNDEQPAIVLNTMMDVVEAGGKMGIPGLYVTEDPGADDKDAKQGSLKVRFGLGWSKAHHFVTGQTPVMQYHRQLMMAILNGKADIAKAVNATVISLDEAPQGYNEFDSGVAKKFVIDPHGMLKR from the coding sequence ATGGCAGGTAATCGCGGTGTCGTATATACAGGTTCAGGTCGTGTTGAAGTTCAGGATATTAGCTATCCAGATTTAGTTCTTCGTGAGGGTCCTGGTGTACCCAAAAGCAATGCTGGTCGTAAATGTGAACATGGCGTGATCTTAAAGAATATCGTGACAAATATATGCGGAAGCGACCAGCATATGGTTCGTGGCCGCACAACGGCTCCCTCTGGTTTAGTTCTTGGTCATGAAATCACAGGAGAAGTGATTGAGGTTGGACGAGATGTTGAGTTTATTAAAAAAGGGGATATTGTTTCCGTTCCATTCAATGTTGCTTGTGGTCGATGTAAGATGTGTAAACGTCAGGACACCCACATTTGTCAAAACGTGAATCCTGAACGCCCGGGTGCTGCTTACGGATACGTTGACATGGGTGGCTGGGTTGGTGGCCAATCCGAATATGTGATGGTTCCTTATGCAGATTTTCAATTGCTTGCCTTTCCTGATAAAGAGAAAGCGATGGAGAAAATCCTCGACTTAACGATGCTATCCGATATTTTTCCTACCGGCTATCACGGAGCGATTAGTGCAGGAGTAACGACAGGGTCAACCGTGTACGTTGCCGGAGCAGGACCAGTTGGACTTGCTGCTGCTCATTCCGCTCAGTTACTCGGTGCCGCTGTTGTAATCGTAGGTGATTTGAAAGAAGAACGTCTCGCTCAGGCACGTAGCTTCGGATGTGAAACGATTAATCTCAAAGAACACAATGATCCAGGTGAACAAATCGAACAAATTCTCGGCATACCTGAGGTGGATTGTGCGATCGATGCGGTTGGATTTGAAGCTTATGGACACGGAACTGATAATGACGAGCAGCCGGCCATTGTACTAAATACGATGATGGATGTTGTAGAAGCTGGAGGGAAGATGGGTATCCCAGGCTTATATGTAACTGAGGATCCTGGAGCAGATGATAAAGATGCTAAGCAAGGCTCGCTTAAAGTAAGGTTTGGACTTGGCTGGTCAAAAGCTCATCATTTTGTGACAGGGCAAACACCTGTCATGCAGTATCATCGTCAATTAATGATGGCGATTTTAAATGGAAAAGCCGATATTGCAAAGGCCGTAAATGCAACCGTTATCAGTCTCGATGAAGCCCCTCAAGGGTACAATGAGTTTGATAGTGGTGTAGCGAAGAAGTTTGTGATTGACCCACATGGGATGTTGAAGAGGTAA
- a CDS encoding AAA family ATPase, whose product MSSSYQFDAYHPAVQQVIENIEKVMVGKRDVTELSLVALLAGSHVLLEDVPGVGKTMMVRALAKSVGAQFNRIQFTPDLLPSDLTGVSIFNQREMKFEFRKGPLLGNIILADEINRTSPKTQSALLEGMEEGNVTVDGETHVLPQPFFVMATQNPIEYEGTYPLPEAQLDRFLLKLRMGYPSPEEELEVLNRTEHAHPIDSIGTALELGELLDMQKKVKAVFVDESVKQYIIDIVSRTRNNTSIYLGASPRGSLSLMKGCQAYAFMRNRDYVLPDDVKFLAPYVLSHRVILKSEATFEGQKPEEIIKEILHRVRVPIRREEKVK is encoded by the coding sequence ATGAGTTCATCTTACCAGTTTGATGCGTACCACCCAGCTGTACAGCAAGTGATTGAGAATATTGAAAAGGTAATGGTAGGGAAGCGAGATGTGACTGAGTTAAGTTTAGTAGCATTGCTTGCCGGAAGTCATGTGCTTCTTGAAGATGTACCTGGCGTGGGAAAAACGATGATGGTCCGTGCCTTAGCGAAGTCCGTTGGTGCTCAGTTTAACCGCATTCAGTTTACGCCAGATTTACTGCCTTCAGACTTAACGGGGGTTTCCATCTTTAATCAACGAGAAATGAAATTTGAATTTCGGAAAGGGCCTTTGTTAGGAAATATTATTCTAGCAGATGAAATTAATCGAACATCACCGAAAACACAATCAGCTCTTCTTGAAGGAATGGAGGAAGGGAATGTAACGGTTGATGGAGAGACACATGTTCTACCACAGCCTTTTTTTGTAATGGCGACGCAAAACCCAATTGAGTACGAAGGAACCTATCCACTTCCTGAAGCACAGCTTGATCGCTTTTTATTAAAGTTGCGAATGGGCTATCCTTCTCCTGAAGAAGAGCTTGAAGTGTTGAACCGGACAGAACACGCCCATCCAATTGACTCGATTGGCACGGCTCTCGAGCTTGGAGAACTGCTTGATATGCAGAAAAAGGTGAAAGCTGTTTTTGTAGATGAATCGGTCAAACAATACATTATTGATATTGTAAGTCGAACGCGAAATAATACGTCGATCTATCTCGGAGCAAGTCCGCGTGGTTCTCTTTCATTAATGAAAGGTTGTCAGGCGTATGCATTTATGAGGAATCGTGATTATGTTCTTCCAGATGACGTGAAATTCTTAGCGCCTTATGTCTTATCTCATCGCGTCATACTTAAATCGGAAGCGACTTTTGAAGGACAAAAGCCTGAGGAGATTATTAAAGAAATTCTTCACCGCGTTCGTGTACCAATTCGGAGGGAAGAGAAAGTGAAATGA
- a CDS encoding DUF58 domain-containing protein — protein sequence MRDKFANNRVLKFLFLGLLFLLTFSYAMFQGGFVSWFLFYSFLPFGIYSLLLIFYPLQSIKMTRDISHTELTDGQELTISIRIERKSYFPLFYLVVEDVLPERLVSFAKESSSNYQKRSLALLLPMFRRNLTYRYAVKSIPRGEYQFSEIRCKTGDLFGFVQHENKVAREQAVYVLPNYQEISWSPYNQQLSGTRPSPRKADLDYSTAVSVRDYVPGDKLSWIDWKATARGSKLLTKQFEQQISQDYMVFLDRETAHYGRVESPLFEKAVRLAASVTNAALKQNAMIGLVSSGKDHSVLSINGGKAQRRRVFHHLARVQANGNTTFDTVVKREAHHFPAGTGVLMISPSLDGAFTSTLKELVARKVQVEFFFVTEHITLEQQAEINQLMQYGIKAHVIAGNSFNEELKGGGKRATS from the coding sequence ATGAGGGACAAGTTTGCCAATAATAGAGTGTTAAAATTCTTGTTTTTAGGCCTCCTCTTTCTGCTTACCTTCTCCTATGCAATGTTTCAGGGAGGGTTTGTTAGTTGGTTTCTCTTCTATAGCTTTCTTCCTTTTGGTATTTATTCTCTCCTTCTCATTTTTTATCCACTTCAATCGATTAAGATGACGCGTGATATTAGTCATACAGAGTTAACGGATGGTCAGGAGTTAACAATATCGATTCGAATTGAACGAAAAAGCTACTTTCCACTTTTCTATTTAGTAGTAGAAGATGTGCTACCGGAAAGACTTGTTTCCTTTGCGAAGGAGTCGTCGTCAAACTATCAAAAACGTTCACTAGCATTATTGCTTCCTATGTTTAGAAGGAACTTAACATATCGCTATGCCGTTAAATCGATTCCGAGGGGAGAATATCAATTCAGTGAAATTCGTTGTAAAACAGGCGATTTGTTTGGGTTTGTGCAACATGAGAATAAGGTTGCGCGCGAGCAAGCCGTTTATGTTCTCCCAAACTATCAAGAGATTTCCTGGTCTCCCTATAATCAACAGCTTTCGGGAACAAGGCCATCTCCAAGAAAAGCAGATTTAGATTATTCAACTGCCGTCAGCGTACGGGATTATGTACCTGGAGATAAACTATCGTGGATCGACTGGAAAGCAACAGCCAGGGGGTCAAAACTATTAACCAAGCAGTTCGAACAGCAAATCAGTCAGGATTACATGGTCTTTCTTGATCGAGAAACGGCTCACTATGGGCGAGTTGAATCCCCTTTGTTTGAAAAGGCGGTAAGGCTTGCCGCTTCTGTAACAAATGCTGCTTTAAAGCAAAATGCGATGATTGGACTTGTTTCATCAGGAAAGGATCACTCTGTTCTAAGCATAAATGGAGGGAAGGCTCAAAGAAGGAGAGTCTTTCATCATCTTGCGCGCGTTCAAGCGAATGGAAATACAACATTTGATACGGTTGTGAAAAGGGAAGCTCATCATTTTCCAGCAGGAACAGGTGTGTTGATGATTAGTCCTTCGCTTGATGGGGCCTTCACCTCTACATTAAAAGAGCTTGTTGCTAGGAAGGTTCAAGTTGAGTTCTTCTTTGTTACCGAGCATATTACACTAGAACAACAAGCAGAGATCAACCAGCTTATGCAGTATGGAATTAAAGCGCATGTGATTGCGGGAAATTCGTTTAATGAGGAATTAAAGGGGGGTGGGAAGCGTGCAACAAGTTAA
- a CDS encoding DUF488 domain-containing protein gives MSVILRRIYAEDPPVDGTRILIDRVWPRGISKEKAKLDDWMKEIAPSSSLRKWFEHDPDKFEDFKKAYQNEINESEMAQMKLQELKKMATNERLVLLFGAKDMTHNHAVVLKEMIEE, from the coding sequence ATGTCAGTTATCCTTAGACGAATTTATGCAGAAGACCCCCCTGTCGATGGGACTCGTATTCTAATTGACCGCGTATGGCCGAGGGGCATATCAAAAGAGAAAGCGAAATTAGATGACTGGATGAAAGAAATTGCACCCAGTTCTTCGTTACGAAAATGGTTTGAACATGATCCTGATAAGTTTGAAGACTTTAAGAAAGCATACCAAAATGAAATTAATGAAAGTGAGATGGCTCAGATGAAATTACAAGAACTGAAGAAAATGGCTACTAACGAAAGACTCGTTCTCTTATTTGGTGCCAAAGATATGACCCATAATCATGCGGTAGTGTTAAAAGAGATGATCGAGGAGTAA
- a CDS encoding urease subunit beta produces MVPGEYKLKSTPIVCNEERETTEIEVTNVGDRPVQIGSHFHFYEVNNALTFDRDRAFGTHLDIAAGTAVRFEPGDAKEVTLVEFSGDRKVFGLNNRTNGSLDREVNR; encoded by the coding sequence TTGGTTCCAGGTGAATACAAGTTAAAGTCAACACCAATCGTTTGTAACGAAGAGAGGGAAACTACTGAGATAGAAGTGACAAACGTTGGTGATCGGCCTGTTCAAATTGGATCACATTTTCATTTCTATGAAGTGAATAATGCATTAACGTTTGATCGTGATCGTGCTTTTGGCACGCATTTAGATATTGCAGCAGGTACCGCTGTTCGGTTTGAGCCAGGTGATGCGAAAGAAGTTACATTAGTTGAATTTTCAGGTGATCGAAAGGTATTCGGACTTAATAATCGAACAAACGGTTCGTTAGATCGAGAGGTGAATCGATGA
- a CDS encoding urease subunit gamma gives MKLMAREQEKLMIVVAADLARRRQARGLKLNYPEAIAIITYEVLEGARDGKLVAELMQYGRKILTREDVMEGVPEMISDIQVEATFQDGTKLVTVHDPII, from the coding sequence TTGAAGCTAATGGCGAGAGAACAGGAGAAATTAATGATTGTCGTGGCGGCAGATTTAGCGAGAAGGCGGCAGGCTAGAGGGTTAAAACTAAATTATCCGGAAGCGATTGCAATTATTACATATGAAGTACTTGAAGGGGCAAGAGATGGAAAGCTCGTCGCAGAATTGATGCAGTATGGGCGAAAGATTCTGACTAGAGAAGATGTAATGGAAGGTGTCCCGGAAATGATTTCAGATATACAGGTGGAGGCTACCTTTCAGGATGGTACCAAATTAGTAACTGTGCATGATCCAATTATATGA